Part of the Zygotorulaspora mrakii chromosome 2, complete sequence genome, CAGATGGGAAACTTGAAAAACCAAATCCGTCATCACCGCTACCACCGGCAGCACCACCAAATGGGGAACTTCCACCAAAAAATTgggaaaaaatattgaagGCATCTTCATTCGTGAACGAATGGCTAGCACCACCAGGGAACCCACCAGAGGCACCACCGGGGAACCCACCAGAAGCACCACCAGGGCCTGCACCAGCAAAGGATGGACCACCATTCCTGGCAGCCTCTAGCCCATACTGGTCGTAAACTTCTCTCTTTTGAGCATCGTTCAATATTTCGAAAGCTTCTGAAATCtctttgaacttttctGTATCACCGGTTGGTTTATCAGGATGATATTTCAAGGCTGCCTTTCTGTAAcccttcttcaattcttgtTCGTTAGCTGAGGGTGACACCCCCAATAAGTCATATAGCTTAGTGTCTTTAACCATTTTTCACTAACAATGCAAAAATGTCCTTTTTCTGTATGTATGCTTTACAATTAATAAAACAGTACTAGAGCTGAACTCAAACTATGGCGCAGCCAACTTATGTCCTCTTTGTatgtgtatatatatatcaaaCTTCATTGCGCTATATACAAACTACATGAAGAAGTGTTTGCAACTTTAGATATGAAAGACCTTGTGCTAAACTTCCGTTTCGGAAGTCCCCTGgtctttgatttcaatcATCTTCTAGAACCTTCCagttgaggaaaaaaataaccATCCGGACAGAGACTACTTTTTCATACTGACTTCTGAAGAGCCGGACACTGAAAACAAGCACTTTGATTGTGTAAGTGAAAAAGTGTCAATGATGCAACTGCCGAATACATCATGTGAATTGGTCGTGATTCAATCAAATTGTAAGCTGTTCGGTGTTGTAGGTTTCAACTTATATGCTTTAGCAGTGAGATATACTCTTCGTATGATTTGTGAATGTCGGTGATTTTAGTTTCTGCGGGATACGACCATTCGATTAGGTTTTGGGAGGCACTGACCGGGGTCTGCTCTAGAACGATTCAACATTCTGATTCACAGGTAAATAGACTCGAGATTACAAACGATAAAAAGTTACTTGCTGTTGCTGGTCATCAGAACGTAAAACTTTATGATATAAGAACTACTAATCCGAATCCTGTGGCGTCATTTGAAGGTCATAGAGGTAATGTCACCTCGGTATCGTTTCAGCAGGATAATAAATGGATGGTAACGTCAAGCGAAGATGGAACGATCAAAGTTTGGGATGTGAGAGCTCCTTCAATACCAAGAAATTATAAACACAATGCCCCCGTAAACGAAGTGGTGATACATCCAAATCAGGGAGAGCTAATATCGTGCGATAGAGATGGTAATATAAGAATTTGGGATCTAGGAGAGAACCAATGTACCCATCAATTGACGCCGGAAGATGACACGCCTCTTCAATCTTTATCACTTGCAAGTGATGGCTCTATGTTAGTTTCCGCCAATAGTAAGGGGAATTGTTACGTTTGGGAAATGCCAAATCGGACAGATGCTTCGAATTTAAAACCTGTCACAAAGTTTAGGGCTCATGCAACCTATATCACTCGCGTACTACTCTCTTCAGATGTCAAACATTTAGCTACATGCTCGGCTGATCATACGGCAAGGGTTTGGTcagttgataaaaatttcgaGTTAGAAACAACTTTAGATGGTCATCAGAGATGGGTTTGGGATTGTGCATTCAGTGCTGATAGTGCATACTTAGTTACTGCATCTTCTGATCATTATGTGAGGCTATGGGACCTTTCGACAAGAGAAATTGTTAGACAATATGGGGGTCACCATAAAGGTGCAGTTTGTGTAGCATTAAATGATGTATAAATGTGTCAAGATTAGATATATTTAATACAAGATGCCTGATTGCTAAAAAAGTAATTGTTAGAATTTTAAACATGGATTTACATCCGAATATGAATATGAATATGAGTGAGATTGTGATTAACTTTTTTTCCGCAATCCTTTTggtatttttatttttcctttatttcCTTGTTCTTATTATTGTGATTATAATTATTCTTATCAACTTACTACTATTAACAAGAAACTCTGAAGATGAATCTATTGATCTCAAAGCAATAAGCAACCAAAAGACTGGAAAGCATATCCAAAAAATACCAAGGAACTCCGTTTTGCTTCATTACCAAACTTATATCCGTCATAAAAGCTCGAGAATACATCGCTATACCATCAACCATTTTATACGCTGGCATACCTTTAACAGCTGTCAATAGCTCGCAGTAGTTCTTGACAAAAATCTCAAGATGAACTTCGCCATTTGCCAATTCATTTAGGAAACCTGTTACATGTTTAGTCATGAATGTCCGAAACATTTCGATCATTCCACCATATCCATCCCTTTTAACAATATCGAGTACTTCATCCAAATTACTATAATTTTCCCAATCTCTTTTCATACTTTTAAAATTCGGTAAAATTTCTGTAAGTACACAGCAGTATCGTAAAAGTTTAACAAATTTTCTTAGTAATCCTGAGAAATCGCCCacaatttccttttttttgttaacCATGGGTACTGGCAAATCTATGGTAGCCTTTGcgacttcttcttcgtaACTGTTGGAGAAAGTTTCTAATTTTGATATAGTCGTTGATGAAACATTATTATAATCCATAACCAATCTTGATAGATATTTAATTGATGCAACATGTGTTATCAAATCACATTCATAGATCCACTCATATAACTCTTCTGAAATGAACAAACTAAACATTTGAGGTGAAATAGATCCAGAGCCAAATAAAGTCAAACAGTTTGGCAATTGATCGAACTTCATAAACCTAATATGTTCAAATATGGTATTGCAATGAATATGATATAATGATTCTAATGCATATGCAATAACTTCATCAACTCCAGATGGTAAACGATCGGTTGGAATGGGtggaaatttcaatgaataATCAGAACTTAATGGTgtttcattatcaaaaacTTGTTTGTATAGATCTGACATGAAGAcaatttcatattcattTGTTGATTGGCCTATAGATAATTTCGATGATGTCTTCAGCTTTGTAAGTGAAGGTGATGGAGTTCTTGAAATGTTAACCTTAGTATTTGATGAGACATTTTGGTCAGTTCCATTTGAACGTTCATTATCACTACTATTTCTAGTAATAACTATGTTAGTTTCGTTGTTGcttttgctgttgctgttgtggtcgttattgttattgtcATTAGTGTTAGTGTTAGtgttgttattattattattactacTATCATCAGATTTGTTATCATTATCGTTTTTACTATTATTGCTATAATTATCATTATTGCTATTACTATTATCAGTGTCCTTCAATGATAAGTCTTTCTTATCAAGTGAAATTGTAGTGCTGTCATTGCTATTATTATCTGAATGAATATTTaagtttgaattttcatGCGTATCATTCGGTAAAAGTTTCAAACCACAATAATGATATCTTGATTGACCTCTCATACCTAATCTTCTGGTTGTTAAATCTGGAAAAACAGAACGAATTAGCTTACCCAACGAAGCTTGTGATAAAGGCTTTAGGTTACTTTGAGCACATGATGCAGCATATTGAGCGAATATTCTACCTCTTGGAACATAGCTATCAGGTTGGGCGACGCAATTCTTCATTAACCAGAGTAGGGCATAAACTTGTCTTTCCCTTTCTCTATTTTGTTCGGCAGCTTGAATAGTTGTCTTTGAATGAGTTTGCTGATCCATATTGAGTACCACTAATTCAGCTTGTCTGACGATTGTTGCGTATTCGGAGATTGGATTATCCTTGTGTTTTTCTGCTATCATTTTGGCCATTGATTCTTGTGTGTTTCTTCTTATTGGAGTATCTTGACTTTTCGACCTCTCCATTGATTCTTGTTTCATATCGAATATAACTCTaccattattattattattattattattattgttgttgttacTATGAAAACTGATCGTATTTCTCGATTCATGCTTGATATGACTTGGTTTCACAACCGCGTTATCAATACTACTGTTCACCTCATGTGAAAGCAACGACGTTTCTTCAGGATGAGTATGAAATTTCGGCGTCGGTGGTATATTTGGCCTCATTATAGGTTGTTGATGCGGATGCGGATGCTGATGTTGCGACCAATAGtattgctgctgctgctgctgctgtggAGGTTGATGCATGTCGTTGGCATTGTTATAAACAAAATagtttttcctttgatcatcaaaattcttgTGATAGTAGTTATCCACAGCAGCTTTTTGCGCACTATCATGGTACGAATACGACGCGGTATTTGCTGAGGGAGTTGAAGCATGCGCATGCGAATGAGGATGAGGTTGCTGGCTGTGCGGCGAGGGCAGAAAGTGAGGTAGCGTGTACTGAGTTCCACCTGCATTTACTACGTTAGTATTGGCATTTGCGTTGTTATTGGCGCCCAGGTAGTCCTGGGACAAATGACCAGGAAAAGTGTATTCTGGAAAAGAAACCATGCTCGGTACTGCCCCTCTTTGAGACGCATCTGCGTTTGAACTCGGCATGATGGGCGACCGTGCAGCCATCGGCAGATTGGCTGCCCGCTCCCCGCTGGCACTAACGCCCGCATTGCCACCTGTATTCATCGCGGAGGTGGGTGGTTGCAAAAGATTATAAACTGACGACTGATGGATAGGGGGAATAGAAATCATATTCAGCTTTGACCTCTTGTTTGGCTGATTCATTCCATTGCCGCTGTCGTTTGCATCATTCTGATTATTCGGATTCATTCGCGGTTGCTGTGGTGATTGTGCAGCAGCCGTTGAATGCAACATGTTAGACGTCTTATCCATTGTCCAAGCCTTTCACGTAATACTTTGCTGGAAAAGCGAAACCTCTAATCgcaaaaaaagacaaaacTACCACAACAAGGCCAACGACAGTCCACGAAATCAAACACGAAAAAAGACCCTTCCACTCCAAATTctaaaaaacaaattcaaaatacaGGAAAACgaatatatttatataatTCATGTATTTATACTGATATGCTTCCGATGTATTCATGCAAGAACAGAAGGAGATCTGCCCGAGACgaaccaaaaaaaaactgagGAGCCATATCAGGAGCCAAATAAACGTAGCTGGAACAAcgaaaacatcaaaagacgacaagagaaaagagacATGACATAACAACAGCTGCAGCCGCAACTAACAGGCTGTGAGGAGGGGGGATCGAAGGAGGGGTATACATAAACCGATTACACATACAGAAATCAGGAAAAATGACGGCATGTTCTTTTGTTCTgttgttttgttcttttgcaGCCCACGACGATATCGTAGTAGCCTCTGCAAATTaggttttttttcatgtcGGCTATGCCAAAAGCTACAATGCAATGCCATGCCATGATATGATATGATATGATATGTCTGTGCAACTATTACTTACCGGCCTGCACACGTGAATTCGGCAGTACATTTGGCAACGGTCGTTGCGATGATTGTCGTTCAAGCATGTGCAAGCATGGACCTTTCTGTCTGTTCTAGGCAATAAAACCAACGACAACGGGATCGTGAGGGCCATCTTATCAGAAGGTTTGCTGCACAGTTGTTTCTAAGGGATTCGACATCGAAAAGTGGAGAATCATTTGTAAATGTCTCCCGtttcttgttttgaaaaagaaacgcgcttcttttgtttttgtctCACGGATTGCCTTTTGCCTGGTGGGCAACGGGCTCACATACGCGGAAAATGTCCCTCCTTGCGTGGCACAGCCTGGATATAATCGTTGCTACAGTGAGACAGAACGAGGTGCACAGTTGAGCGACAAAAACAGGAAATTCAATcgtttcttgtttttcttctatttcCCAAATGGATGCGTAGAGAGGTGGATTGGTGAGGGCATTTTTAGACTTTTGAAGAGCATATTCCCTGGGAACATGTCCTTTCCGTTTCTGATGGGGCACACGATAGTGTGCCCATACGATGGATGCCATAGTTCCATCCAATCTAGAGGACCATTTGATCTTGCGCCCATTTGATTAGGCCTGCTTAATCAAATTTGGTGGACATGGGTGCTGCAGCGTTCTAGTTAGTTGCCGATGGTTGCCAAAAGGACCGCACGCGCTTTCGGCCGGTATACTACTGGACAGCGTGGACCAGTTTCGTCAGCGTTGTTGCATTTTGTCGTGTATTTTGTCATCGCACCCAACACCAGCGCTTTTGCCACTTGCAGATGCTAATGGCGATGCGATAGGGCCATGCTGCATACTATGGTGACGGCGTCCGTTTCTAGTTTCATTTAATGCGGGAGAGAATGGAGGAATGGAGTAGTGGAGAAGCACGAGGTTCCGGGTCCTGAGATATGGGGGGGGAAGCGAAGTTAATCGGAGCACAGATCTAAGATGGGGTGTGTGGTCGGGACATACGGGACATAGAGAGCGTTTGTCCGGACAAATGAACACTATCGCACTTGTCATGGCTGGGCATCTCTTGCCCAGTGGGTAGGAGCAGAGGCTGTGGACATGCCTCTGTGGAGTGCGAACACAACAGGACACCACGCGATCGGCCTGAGTCCGCGGACTCAGGCCGATCACGTGCGCGCTTCGAGATCGGGGACTGGGTTTTGCGACGGGAGATAATTGTGTACGAGGGGTCGgcaagaaaattttttttacctGGGTGGTTGAATCTGGATATCACGTCTACCcatgcgatgagatgagatggaTGATGGAGAAAAAAACTAGATGAGCTTCACTCGTAAGCCTAGTAGTGAACAGCCCGGTCGAAAACCAGGTCATCGCAGCACAATGTCATCTTCCAATGAGCCACAGGTCTTGAATTCGAATCCAGAAGTCCTTCTGCGCAAGAGGAGAAATGCTGATagaacaagaaatgataGACAGGCAGAAATacaaaagagaagagaaaCAAGAAGTAAACAGAGAAAACTGAACAAAAAACGGTTCTTGAGAGCCGAATCTATCGTCGCCAAAACCCTAGCTACAGACAGAGAAAACGAgagaatcaaaagaatatccAAGCTAGAAGcgcaaaaatcaaagagtCAATTAGACCATCTACCATCTgacaaaaatttcttgttgaagataACCGAGAGAGGGGATTACGCGGAAGATGATCACGATGAGGATGACGATGGTctgatcaaagaaaagtCAGTTTATAATGGCGAGCCAACACTTCTATTTGTCATGAGGGTCAAAACGAACGGCGCCACGTCCATTCCTCACAGAGCTTTCAAGATATTGACTCTTCTAAGATTGGTTGAGTTGAACACCggtattttcatcaaattgaCAGGGAAGGTTTACCCGTTGCTCAAATTCATTGCACCTTATATTGTTATCGGTAAACCATCGTTATCGTCGATTCGTGCAttaattcaaaagagaagcaGAATCAGCTACCAAAAGAGCGAAGATGAGGAACCTGTCGAAATGCCACTAAATGATAACAATATCATCGAAGAAAAGCTGGGTGAGCTTGGCATTATTTGCCAGGAAGATATTGTTCACGAGATTTCCGTTTTGGGTGACTCCTTCAAGAAGTGCAGTAATTTCCTATTACCATTCAAATTGAACAGAGAAATTTCAGGTTTCAGTGCAATAAATAAGGTCAGAAGAATTaaacaaagagaaaatgCCAAGAGAACTCAGAAGTATATGACAAACTCATCGACAGCGCCTATCATTGAAGTTGATATAAATTCTTTGATCGCGAAACTAAACTGAAAGAAACGACGCATTATTTATAgcttttttctatttctttcGACTTTTGTATACTATTTCATTTGCGATTATCTATATGACTAAACAAGCAATGTGATTGTTCAATAACTTACAGTTATGGTGGTTCAATTAGTCGGTTTCGAGATCACCTCGCGTGTGGCGGGGTAATGACCTCGAGCGGGCCGGTAACGgccttttcattttttgcagGCAGCGGCTGCcacttttttcatataGGATCACTATTTCTACACATCCACTATATATGTAAGGCAGCAGCACCAAGATATcctatttttcattgtacTTCTTCCAATTATTCTTCAAACTGAGTATACTATAATATAAATTGTTTCATTACAGAAATtatattcaaagaataatgGCTTCGgttacaaagaaaattgtTGTTTTACCAGGTGACCATGTCGGTCAAGAAATTGTATTAGAAGCGAttaaagttttgaaagCCATCAGTGAAGCTCACCCAAATATCAAGTTCGATTTTGAGAACCATTTGATTGGTGGTGCTGCTATCGATGCTACTGGAGTTCCATTGCCAGACGAAGCTTTAGAAGCTTCAAAGAAAGCCGATGCAGTTTTATTGGGTGCCGTTGGTGGTCCAAAGTGGGGTACAGGTTCAGTTAGACCAGAACAGGGTCTATTGAAAATTCGTAAAGAATTGCAACTCTATGCTAATTTGAGACCATGCAATTTTGCCTCCGATTCCTTATTGGAACTTTCTCCGTTAAAGGAAAAGTATGCCAAGGGTACAGACTTCGTTGTGGTAAGAGAGCTCGTCGGTGGTATCTACTTTGGTGAAAGAAAGGAAGACAATGGTGACGGTGTTGCTTGGGATAGCGAACAATACTCTGTTCCGGAAGTTCAGAGAATTACAAGAATGGCAGCATTTTTGGCTTTACAACAAAATCCACCATTGCCAATTTGGTCCTTAGATAAGGCAAACGTTTTAGCTTCGTCAAGATTGTGGAgaaaaactgttgaagaGACAATTAAAAATGAATTCCCAACATTATCTGtaaatcatcaattgatTGATTCTGCTGCGATGATTCTGATCAAAAACCCAACACAATTGAATGGTATAATAATAACTAACAACATGTTCGGTGATATAATTTCCGATGAAGCATCTGTTATTCCTGGTTCTCTTGGCTTATTACCATCTGCTTCCCTAGCGTCGTTGCCTGACAAGAATACCGCATTTGGTCTATACGAGCCTTGTCATGGTTCAGCACCAGATTTGCCAAAGGGTAAAGTTAATCCAATTGCTACAATTCTTTCGGCTGCAATGATGTTGAGACTTTCTTTAAATATGGCCGAGGaagctgctgctgttgaagCCGCTGTTAAGAAGGTTTTAGATTCTGGTATTAGAACTGGCGATTTAGGTGGTTCGAATTCGACTTCCGAAGTGGGTGACGCTGTTGCTAAGGCTGTTaaggaaattttgaaatgaagaTAAGATTCGAAACCTTTTTCATAGCCTTCTTACTAGCTTAatgaatatatatatttacGATGATAAAACTATTAAACTAAACTGTACAGCATAAGAAAATAGTAGAGTTGCGGGCTCCCTTTCATCAGATAATGAGACTAACAAAACACACAATAATTGCGACCAATCAATGTCCTGACCATTCAATGGAATTTAAATCTATACCTTCTTGAACCATTTCCCAAAGTGGGGAAAGCTCTCTCAAAAACTTGACTCTTTCACTAATAGCTTTGATAACGTAATCAACTTCTTGCTCAGTGGAAAACCTACCAATGCCAAATCTGATAGAAGAGTGTGCCATTGCATCATCTTTGCCTAATGCATGCAACACGTACGATGGTTCCAAAGATGCTGAAGTACAGGCAGATCCTGATGATAAAGCAATATCTCTCAATGCCATCAATAAAGATTCACCCTCCACATatgcaaaagaaacattGATACACCCAGGATAACGATGATCTGGTGAACCATTTAATGAAGTATGATCGATAGATAATAAGCCATCAACAAGCTTCTTCGATAGTCTTGAAACATGAGCAATGTCACTAGAATATTCTTGATTGATTAATCTAGCTGCTTCACCAAATCCGGTAACTAATGCTGGCGCCAAAGTCCCTGATCTAAGACCTCTTTCTTGTCCACCACCGGAAATGATTGGTTCTAGTCTCACTCTTGGTCTTCTTCTCACGAAAAGTGCACCAATTCCTTTTGGTCCATAAATTTTGTGGGATGATATAGATAGTAGATCTATATTCATTTCGTTTACATCGATTGGAATCTTACCGTAGGCTTGTGCTGCGTCAGTGTGGAAAtgtacttttttttccctACATAATGCACCAATCTCCTTCAGTGGTTGCATTACACCGATCTCATTGTTCACAGCCATAATTGAGACCAGACACGTGTCAGGTCTGATACTttcttctaattctttcatGCTGATAAGGCCTTGACTGTCAACATTTAAAAATGTAACCTCGAAGCCCTCATTAATCATGGCTCTTGCTGCTTCGAGGACACACTTATGTTCCGTTCTCGTAGTTATAATATGcttctttgttttcttgtaGAATCTCGAAACACCTTTAAGAACAGTATTATTTGACTCTGTGGCACCAGAGGTGAATATAATCTCCTTCGAATTGGCATTTATTACTTTAGCGATGTGATCCCttgcattttcaatctctttaTTGGTTTCCCAACCATAGGCGTGTGTATTTGAATGTGGATTACCATAAAGCCCTGTATAGAATTTTAGCATAGTATCCAACACTCTAGGATCTGTTGGTGTCGTCGCTTGCATGTCCAGATAGATAGGTCTAGTACCAAACCCTGTGTTTTCTTGATAGGCATGCTGTAGAGCACTAGTTCCAGAACTGGCAGCATCTGGTGAGGTGAAGCTAGCAGCGGCCCTTGTCTTTGCTTGCTCCCGGGCCGCTCTTTGAATATCAGTATGAGTTTCCAAAGAAACGTCATCTGAAAGCTTCACAGCAGCCGCTGCTGCAGATGAATAAGATCTCGCCAGTTGTGATGCTAGAATCGTAACAGCCGAAGACCGAGTTCTCAATGAGCATACTCTCGATAAACGAGAGAGGAGTTCAACCGATGTAGACCTCGTCattttttctgattcttcaCTTCTCACTCAACAGGTTTCTGTCTCCTACAGAAGAACTAACGAACAATGAATCTAACAGGATACTTAACGTCCCAAAAAGTAATACAATAGCTTAAAGACACAGGAATGCAATTTCAAGCATCAActtgatcattttttatgagtgtttttgaaaagggtGTATtcgttttcttttactCATCACAACTTTAGAAGGCCAGATAGGCAGACTAAGTCGCGCCCAAAGCAGAACCAAAGAGCGGGTAACATGTTGCAAAGGAATAAAGGTTGAGCAGCGGCACTAGGCTTGTAGCACCAGTAGAGTCGTTAAAGAACCAAAACTGCAGTTGAATCATTTAAAAACCAGAACTACAACGATTGTCAATTGACTGTAGCTGACGCAGGGAACGGCATAGCCATGGATTCCGATGGATTTTTGGTTTCGCTATTGAGCGGCGCAGCTGCTGGTACGTCTACGGAtcttgttttctttccCATTGATACATTAAAGACAAGATTGCAGGCCAAGGGAGGGTTTTTTGCCAACGGGGGGTATCATGGAGTATATAGAGGACTAGGAAGTGCGGTGGTCGCTTCAGCTCCGGGTGCTTCCTTGTTTTTTGTCAGTTACGATTTTATGAAACAGGAATTGAAGCCTTACTTCAGAAGATATTTACCCAATGCTTCCGAGCAATTCATTGAAACTTCTGTACAGATGTGTGCTTCAACAATAGGCGAAATATCTGCATGCATGGTTCGCGTGCCATCCGAAGTGGTCAAGCAACGAACACAGACGCATAAGACAAATTCTTCATGGCAAACGTTAAAGAATCTACtgaagaatgaaaatggtgaagGTATTCGTAGAAATCTTTATCGTGGTT contains:
- the LST8 gene encoding TOR complex subunit LST8 (similar to Saccharomyces cerevisiae LST8 (YNL006W); ancestral locus Anc_1.399), with product MSVILVSAGYDHSIRFWEALTGVCSRTIQHSDSQVNRLEITNDKKLLAVAGHQNVKLYDIRTTNPNPVASFEGHRGNVTSVSFQQDNKWMVTSSEDGTIKVWDVRAPSIPRNYKHNAPVNEVVIHPNQGELISCDRDGNIRIWDLGENQCTHQLTPEDDTPLQSLSLASDGSMLVSANSKGNCYVWEMPNRTDASNLKPVTKFRAHATYITRVLLSSDVKHLATCSADHTARVWSVDKNFELETTLDGHQRWVWDCAFSADSAYLVTASSDHYVRLWDLSTREIVRQYGGHHKGAVCVALNDV
- the RFX1 gene encoding Rfx1p (similar to Saccharomyces cerevisiae RFX1 (YLR176C); ancestral locus Anc_1.400); the protein is MDKTSNMLHSTAAAQSPQQPRMNPNNQNDANDSGNGMNQPNKRSKLNMISIPPIHQSSVYNLLQPPTSAMNTGGNAGVSASGERAANLPMAARSPIMPSSNADASQRGAVPSMVSFPEYTFPGHLSQDYLGANNNANANTNVVNAGGTQYTLPHFLPSPHSQQPHPHSHAHASTPSANTASYSYHDSAQKAAVDNYYHKNFDDQRKNYFVYNNANDMHQPPQQQQQQQYYWSQHQHPHPHQQPIMRPNIPPTPKFHTHPEETSLLSHEVNSSIDNAVVKPSHIKHESRNTISFHSNNNNNNNNNNNNGRVIFDMKQESMERSKSQDTPIRRNTQESMAKMIAEKHKDNPISEYATIVRQAELVVLNMDQQTHSKTTIQAAEQNRERERQVYALLWLMKNCVAQPDSYVPRGRIFAQYAASCAQSNLKPLSQASLGKLIRSVFPDLTTRRLGMRGQSRYHYCGLKLLPNDTHENSNLNIHSDNNSNDSTTISLDKKDLSLKDTDNSNSNNDNYSNNSKNDNDNKSDDSSNNNNNNTNTNTNDNNNNDHNSNSKSNNETNIVITRNSSDNERSNGTDQNVSSNTKVNISRTPSPSLTKLKTSSKLSIGQSTNEYEIVFMSDLYKQVFDNETPLSSDYSLKFPPIPTDRLPSGVDEVIAYALESLYHIHCNTIFEHIRFMKFDQLPNCLTLFGSGSISPQMFSLFISEELYEWIYECDLITHVASIKYLSRLVMDYNNVSSTTISKLETFSNSYEEEVAKATIDLPVPMVNKKKEIVGDFSGLLRKFVKLLRYCCVLTEILPNFKSMKRDWENYSNLDEVLDIVKRDGYGGMIEMFRTFMTKHVTGFLNELANGEVHLEIFVKNYCELLTAVKGMPAYKMVDGIAMYSRAFMTDISLVMKQNGVPWYFLDMLSSLLVAYCFEINRFIFRVSC
- the RLP7 gene encoding Rlp7p (similar to Saccharomyces cerevisiae RLP7 (YNL002C); ancestral locus Anc_1.401) translates to MSFTRKPSSEQPGRKPGHRSTMSSSNEPQVLNSNPEVLLRKRRNADRTRNDRQAEIQKRRETRSKQRKLNKKRFLRAESIVAKTLATDRENERIKRISKLEAQKSKSQLDHLPSDKNFLLKITERGDYAEDDHDEDDDGLIKEKSVYNGEPTLLFVMRVKTNGATSIPHRAFKILTLLRLVELNTGIFIKLTGKVYPLLKFIAPYIVIGKPSLSSIRALIQKRSRISYQKSEDEEPVEMPLNDNNIIEEKLGELGIICQEDIVHEISVLGDSFKKCSNFLLPFKLNREISGFSAINKVRRIKQRENAKRTQKYMTNSSTAPIIEVDINSLIAKLN
- the LEU2 gene encoding 3-isopropylmalate dehydrogenase (similar to Saccharomyces cerevisiae LEU2 (YCL018W); ancestral locus Anc_1.402), whose product is MASVTKKIVVLPGDHVGQEIVLEAIKVLKAISEAHPNIKFDFENHLIGGAAIDATGVPLPDEALEASKKADAVLLGAVGGPKWGTGSVRPEQGLLKIRKELQLYANLRPCNFASDSLLELSPLKEKYAKGTDFVVVRELVGGIYFGERKEDNGDGVAWDSEQYSVPEVQRITRMAAFLALQQNPPLPIWSLDKANVLASSRLWRKTVEETIKNEFPTLSVNHQLIDSAAMILIKNPTQLNGIIITNNMFGDIISDEASVIPGSLGLLPSASLASLPDKNTAFGLYEPCHGSAPDLPKGKVNPIATILSAAMMLRLSLNMAEEAAAVEAAVKKVLDSGIRTGDLGGSNSTSEVGDAVAKAVKEILK
- the NFS1 gene encoding cysteine desulfurase (similar to Saccharomyces cerevisiae NFS1 (YCL017C); ancestral locus Anc_1.403), whose translation is MTRSTSVELLSRLSRVCSLRTRSSAVTILASQLARSYSSAAAAAVKLSDDVSLETHTDIQRAAREQAKTRAAASFTSPDAASSGTSALQHAYQENTGFGTRPIYLDMQATTPTDPRVLDTMLKFYTGLYGNPHSNTHAYGWETNKEIENARDHIAKVINANSKEIIFTSGATESNNTVLKGVSRFYKKTKKHIITTRTEHKCVLEAARAMINEGFEVTFLNVDSQGLISMKELEESIRPDTCLVSIMAVNNEIGVMQPLKEIGALCREKKVHFHTDAAQAYGKIPIDVNEMNIDLLSISSHKIYGPKGIGALFVRRRPRVRLEPIISGGGQERGLRSGTLAPALVTGFGEAARLINQEYSSDIAHVSRLSKKLVDGLLSIDHTSLNGSPDHRYPGCINVSFAYVEGESLLMALRDIALSSGSACTSASLEPSYVLHALGKDDAMAHSSIRFGIGRFSTEQEVDYVIKAISERVKFLRELSPLWEMVQEGIDLNSIEWSGH
- the PET8 gene encoding Pet8p (similar to Saccharomyces cerevisiae PET8 (YNL003C); ancestral locus Anc_1.404) translates to MDSDGFLVSLLSGAAAGTSTDLVFFPIDTLKTRLQAKGGFFANGGYHGVYRGLGSAVVASAPGASLFFVSYDFMKQELKPYFRRYLPNASEQFIETSVQMCASTIGEISACMVRVPSEVVKQRTQTHKTNSSWQTLKNLLKNENGEGIRRNLYRGWSTTILREIPFTCIQFPIYEFLKKKWAQATGVTRVAPWQGAICGSFAGAVAAAVTTPLDVLKTRLMLNHRSVPILKLAKTIYIEEGAKVYFSGIGPRTMWISAGGAIFLGVYETVHSLLTYKSDLNDRLL